The following coding sequences lie in one Physeter macrocephalus isolate SW-GA unplaced genomic scaffold, ASM283717v5 random_1660, whole genome shotgun sequence genomic window:
- the UTS2R gene encoding urotensin-2 receptor, producing MALSPEPLSRFPVLATTGSAMPEPPGAPNASLNSSWASPAEPSSLEDLVATGTIGVVLSAMGVVGVVGNLYTLAVMCRFLHTSASMYVYVINLALADLLYLLSIPFIVATYVTKAWHFGDVGCRVLFSLDFLTMHASIFTLTLMSSERYAAVVRPLDMVQRSKGYRKVLALGTWLLALLLALPMMLAIRLVRRGHKSLCLPAWGQRAHRTYLTLLFGTSIVGPGVVIGLLYVRLARAYWQSQRASFTQTRRLPNPRVLYLILGIVLLFWACFLPFWLWQLLTQYRGTPPLTPRSARIVNYLTTCLTYSNSCVNPFLYTLLTKNYRDYRQRSLQGRGAHRLGGIHSFPQARTGCQRGSGRSLSSSSQQASETIALSQASPRGLCT from the coding sequence ATGGCACTGAGTCCAGAGCCGCTGAGCAGGTTCCCTGTGCTGGCTACGACAGGCAGCGCCATGCCCGAGCCGCCTGGCGCCCCCAATGCCTCTCTCAACAGCTCATGGGCCAGCCCAGCGGAGCCCAGCTCCCTGGAGGACCTGGTGGCCACAGGCACCATTGGGGTGGTGCTCTCGGCCATGGGCGTGGTTGGCGTGGTGGGCAACTTGTACACGCTGGCTGTCATGTGCCGCTTCCTGCACACCTCGGCCTCCATGTACGTCTATGTCATCAACCTGGCGCTGGCGGACTTGCTCTACCTGCTCAGCATCCCCTTCATCGTGGCCACCTACGTCACCAAGGCGTGGCACTTCGGCGACGTGGGCTGCCGTGTCCTCTTCAGCCTGGACTTCCTGACCATGCACGCCAGCATCTTCACCCTGACCCTCATGAGCAGTGAGCGCTACGCTGCCGTGGTGAGGCCACTGGACATGGTGCAGCGTTCCAAGGGCTACCGCAAGGTCCTGGCACTGGGCACGTGGCTGCTGGCGCTGTTGCTGGCACTGCCCATGATGCTGGCCATCCGGCTGGTCCGCAGGGGCCACAAGAGCCTCTGCCTGCCGGCCTGGGGCCAACGCGCCCACCGCACTTACCTGACGCTGCTCTTCGGGACCAGCATCGTGGGGCCCGGCGTGGTCATCGGGCTGCTCTACGTCCGCCTGGCCCGGGCCTACTGGCAGTCGCAGCGGGCTTCCTTCACGCAGACGCGGCGGCTACCCAACCCCAGGGTGCTCTACCTCATCCTGGGCATCGTGCTGCTCTTCTGGGCCTGCTTCCTGCCCTTCTGGCTGTGGCAGCTCCTCACCCAGTACCGTGGGACCCCGCCGCTCACGCCCCGCTCCGCCCGCATCGTCAACTACCTGACCACCTGCCTCACCTACAGCAACAGCTGCGTAAACCCCTTCCTCTACACGCTGCTCACTAAGAACTACCGCGACTACCGCCAGCGCTCGCTCCAAGGCAGGGGCGCCCACCGGCTCGGGGGTATCCACAGCTTCCCGCAGGCCCGCACCGGCTGCCAGCGCGGCTCAGGCCGCTCACTGTCCTCCAGCAGCCAGCAGGCCAGCGAGACCATCGCGCTGTCCCAGGCGTCCCCTAGGGGGCTCTGCACCTGA